GATCGCCTGTGGGTGGCCCAAAAGATACTTTAGCGCCAAAGTTTTTAAGTTCAAACATTGATACCACGAGGATCAACGTCAAAAGAGATATCCACGAACTTCGTCTGGATTTTGATGAATACGTGACTCTAAAGGACATCAATAAAAATCTTATTATTTCTCCACCCATCAAGAATATCAAGCGCATTCTTCCATCGAATATCGCCAATAAATTTGTTCTTATTCAGTGGACGGATACCCTTCAGGCCAACACCACCTATAATTTCAACTTTGGAAATTCTATTGCGGATAATAATGAGTCCAATATTCTCCGGTATTTTAATTTTGCTTTCTCTACAGGAGATAAGTTAGATGATCTGTACATCAGTGGCGAAGTAAAGGATGCCATGCAGATCAAAAAGAAAACCGGGACTAATGAAAATAAGCTGGTAGTTGGATTATATCAGGTAAAAGATACGATGAACTATAAGCAAAAACCCTATTATATCACCAAGGTTGATGATGACGGATATTATGAGCTGAATTATCTTTCTCCGGGAAAATATAAGATCATTGCTTTTGAAGATGAAAACGGAAACTCTGTATATGATCCGGGAAAAGAGAAAATAGGATTTAAAAAAGAAACTATTGATGTTGAAAAATCAATTTCAGGTTTAAATTTAAGTGTTTATCCATCAAAAAAGCCTTTGAAGTATTCAGATATGAAGGAGATTGCTGGTGGAATTCTTATGACGTTTGAAGGCCATCCTGATGAAGTAAAAGTTCAGTCACTCAATGATAAGCTTAAAGATATAAAAGTAACCCACACACCAAAATCAGACTCCGTTAGGATCTGGTTTGATGCAGTGAAGAATGATATAGGGCAGGAAGCGAACGAAAAACTATTATTCAGCCATAATATTGGTCCGAAAAAAGATACGGTTTATTCAGTTTCTCTATTCTATAAGTATAATAAGAAAAATGCGATGGATGTTTTCAGTGATAATGGAGGTGGTTCATTAGCTCCAAAATCTGATTTTAAAATTTCATCCAACTACTTTATTGAAAAGATTGATCCTTCAAAGTGGAAATTAGCTATTAAAGGAGACTCTTTGAATACTCTGCCGTTTACTGCTAAGATTTCAGAGACTAATCCTTATCAGATTCAGGTGAATTCCGATTTTATCAGTGGAAAAGATTATCAGCTTACCATTCCTAAAGAAACCGTTTCTTCTTTTTATACAAAAAATACTCAATCCAAGCGTTTCGATTTTACTGTTGATAAAATAGAACAATTCGGAAGCCTTGAATTCACTCTTACCAATGCTCCTGCTTCTAACTATTGGATTCAGTTACTGGATTCCTCAGATAAAGTGGTGTATCAGAAATATACCAAAGGAGATAAAGTGAAATTTGATATTCTGAAACCAGAAGAATATGTAGTCAGAATATTGGTGG
This Chryseobacterium sp. G0162 DNA region includes the following protein-coding sequences:
- a CDS encoding Ig-like domain-containing protein, translating into MKRFLLLFVISFLVHSCARVGSPVGGPKDTLAPKFLSSNIDTTRINVKRDIHELRLDFDEYVTLKDINKNLIISPPIKNIKRILPSNIANKFVLIQWTDTLQANTTYNFNFGNSIADNNESNILRYFNFAFSTGDKLDDLYISGEVKDAMQIKKKTGTNENKLVVGLYQVKDTMNYKQKPYYITKVDDDGYYELNYLSPGKYKIIAFEDENGNSVYDPGKEKIGFKKETIDVEKSISGLNLSVYPSKKPLKYSDMKEIAGGILMTFEGHPDEVKVQSLNDKLKDIKVTHTPKSDSVRIWFDAVKNDIGQEANEKLLFSHNIGPKKDTVYSVSLFYKYNKKNAMDVFSDNGGGSLAPKSDFKISSNYFIEKIDPSKWKLAIKGDSLNTLPFTAKISETNPYQIQVNSDFISGKDYQLTIPKETVSSFYTKNTQSKRFDFTVDKIEQFGSLEFTLTNAPASNYWIQLLDSSDKVVYQKYTKGDKVKFDILKPEEYVVRILVDNNNDKYWGEADFASETFAEDAYVFYKKALIKALWETREEWDLKDTRTLDNPKGTTAPTVPVTPPVSEEKEKAVIQESKKELKSANAVITPVK